From Stigmatopora nigra isolate UIUO_SnigA chromosome 17, RoL_Snig_1.1, whole genome shotgun sequence, a single genomic window includes:
- the mrps18c gene encoding small ribosomal subunit protein bS18m, with protein MLPSKGTSRLLFSFYRRLRHPSKSAAFTSAAPSLSEPFVKIDNPYQEPRKGCVLCDVTVDFKNIQLLSQFVSPHTGRIYGRHITGLCGRKQKDISKAIKKAQSMGFMSVTHKHPKLMGDPNICSIKHVD; from the exons ATGCTCCCTTCGAAAGGAACCAGCCGTTTATTATTCTCCTTTTATCGTCGTCTACGTCACCCGAGCAAGTCTGCAG CGTTTACGAGCGCGGCGCCTTCCCTGAGTGAGCCG TTTGTCAAAATTGACAATCCATACCAAGAGCCGCGTAAAGGTTGCGTGCTCTGTGACGTCACCGTCGACTTCAAGAACATTCAG CTTTTGTCACAGTTCGTCTCGCCACATACGGGACGGATATACGGCCGTCACATTACTG GCTTGTGTGGACgtaaacaaaaagacatttccaAAGCCATCAAAAAGGCACAATCCATGG gtTTCATGTCTGTGACTCACAAACATCCCAAGTTGATGGGCGACCCCAACATCTGCAGCATCAAACATGTGGATTAG
- the abraxas1 gene encoding BRCA1-A complex subunit Abraxas 1 isoform X1 has translation MEEPAVHIPGIVFASFLFQHANRDSDVEGLLLGETHMEQHVTISDTEEDQVRLTQTYSVHKHVCCSQLNSWYDAVGRVDLASLRRVLGADPPERVIGWYRQRRNSEQRMSMRETAVHRSLKAALRRPAAIFLLVTPGAEAGSTHRTEYSAFLSGDRLVPVVLTNMASLDHQAYWTAPAATSAASYRRAVARHSSKLLDASGQLADVDAINAMNSELQRELRMTCGAVADSERALQKMLVDVSTLKRKLGERKSTTVNKADDAPAAKRNVCLQLAVRALLADSPLFATHTLTLDARPVTQVKLRPSPRK, from the exons ATGGAGGAGCCGGCAGTGCACATCCCCGGAATAGTTTTCGCTTCTTTCTTGTTTCAACACGCCAACAGAGACTCGGACGTG GAAGGTCTGCTGTTGGGGGAGACGCACATGGAACAGCATGTGACCATCAGCGACACGGAGGAGGACCAAGTTCGCCTCACGCAAACTTACA GCGTCCACAAACACGTCTGCTGTAGCCAACTTAACAG CTGGTACGACGCGGTGGGCAGGGTGGATCTGGCGTCGCTCCGCCGGGTCCTGGGCGCCGACCCTCCGGAGCGAGTGATCGGCTGGTACCGCCAACGCCGCAACTCGGAGCAGCGGATGAGCATGCGTGAGACGGCGGTTCACCGGAGCCTGAAGGCGGCGCTACGCAGACCCGCCGCCATCTTCCTCTTGGTGACGCCCGGCGCGGAGGCGGGCTCCACCCATCGCACCGAGTACTCGGCCTTCTTGTCCGGCGACAG GCTGGTCCCCGTGGTGCTCACCAATATGGCGTCGCTGGACCATCAAGCCTACTGGACGGCGCCCGCGGCGACTTCGGCGGCTAGCTATCGGCGCGCCGTCGCCCGACACAG TTCCAAGTTGTTGGACGCCAGCGGTCAGTTGGCAGACGTGGACGCCATCAACGCCATGAATAGCGAGCTGCAGCGTGAGCTTCGG ATGACGTGCGGCGCCGTGGCGGATAGCGAGCGTGCCCTGCAAAAAATGCTTGTCGATGTTTCCACCCTCAAAAGGAAGCTCGGTGAAAGGAAATCTACGACCGTCAACAAAg CAGATGACGCTCCCGCAGCCAAAAGAAACGTCTGCCTCCAACTAGCCGTCCGAGCGCTCTTGGCCGACTCGCCGCTCTTCGCCACGCACACGCTGACCCTGGACGCCCGGCCTGTGACCCAAGTGAAGCTCCGCCCCTCGCCAAGAAAATGA
- the abraxas1 gene encoding BRCA1-A complex subunit Abraxas 1 isoform X2 encodes MEEPAVHIPGIVFASFLFQHANRDSDVEGLLLGETHMEQHVTISDTEEDQVRLTQTYSVHKHVCCSQLNSWYDAVGRVDLASLRRVLGADPPERVIGWYRQRRNSEQRMSMRETAVHRSLKAALRRPAAIFLLVTPGAEAGSTHRTEYSAFLSGDRLVPVVLTNMASLDHQAYWTAPAATSAASYRRAVARHSSKLLDASGQLADVDAINAMNSELQRELRMTCGAVADSERALQKMLVDVSTLKRKLGERKSTTVNKDDAPAAKRNVCLQLAVRALLADSPLFATHTLTLDARPVTQVKLRPSPRK; translated from the exons ATGGAGGAGCCGGCAGTGCACATCCCCGGAATAGTTTTCGCTTCTTTCTTGTTTCAACACGCCAACAGAGACTCGGACGTG GAAGGTCTGCTGTTGGGGGAGACGCACATGGAACAGCATGTGACCATCAGCGACACGGAGGAGGACCAAGTTCGCCTCACGCAAACTTACA GCGTCCACAAACACGTCTGCTGTAGCCAACTTAACAG CTGGTACGACGCGGTGGGCAGGGTGGATCTGGCGTCGCTCCGCCGGGTCCTGGGCGCCGACCCTCCGGAGCGAGTGATCGGCTGGTACCGCCAACGCCGCAACTCGGAGCAGCGGATGAGCATGCGTGAGACGGCGGTTCACCGGAGCCTGAAGGCGGCGCTACGCAGACCCGCCGCCATCTTCCTCTTGGTGACGCCCGGCGCGGAGGCGGGCTCCACCCATCGCACCGAGTACTCGGCCTTCTTGTCCGGCGACAG GCTGGTCCCCGTGGTGCTCACCAATATGGCGTCGCTGGACCATCAAGCCTACTGGACGGCGCCCGCGGCGACTTCGGCGGCTAGCTATCGGCGCGCCGTCGCCCGACACAG TTCCAAGTTGTTGGACGCCAGCGGTCAGTTGGCAGACGTGGACGCCATCAACGCCATGAATAGCGAGCTGCAGCGTGAGCTTCGG ATGACGTGCGGCGCCGTGGCGGATAGCGAGCGTGCCCTGCAAAAAATGCTTGTCGATGTTTCCACCCTCAAAAGGAAGCTCGGTGAAAGGAAATCTACGACCGTCAACAAAg ATGACGCTCCCGCAGCCAAAAGAAACGTCTGCCTCCAACTAGCCGTCCGAGCGCTCTTGGCCGACTCGCCGCTCTTCGCCACGCACACGCTGACCCTGGACGCCCGGCCTGTGACCCAAGTGAAGCTCCGCCCCTCGCCAAGAAAATGA